From Camelus ferus isolate YT-003-E chromosome 18, BCGSAC_Cfer_1.0, whole genome shotgun sequence, one genomic window encodes:
- the GJC3 gene encoding gap junction gamma-3 protein isoform X1 yields the protein MEERKLCDFHALVGPGLTNLLLPRLLGIPGPVPSHLILFPSLPLDDPCTRAPCCSRMCGGFLRRLVVEESRHATPVGRLLLPVLLGFRLVLLAASGTGVFSDEQSEFVCHTQQPGCKAACYDAFHPLSPLRFWAFQVILVAVPSILYVGVTLYHVIWQWEAGKVKREEGTLSGQGEESQGASGAGSPRLLWAYVAQLGVRLALEGAALGGQYHLYGFKMPSSFSCRQEPCLGSTTCNLSRPAEKTIFLKTMFGVTGLCLLFTLLELVLLGVGRWWKTRKDKAPSSNYFPPSESTKRHREPTGNFPAVETKEQFQEAGGRGTDVPLASCP from the exons ATGGAGGAGAGGAAATTGTGTG ATTTTCACGCGTTGGTGGGTCCAGGACTAACTAATCTCCTTCTGCCCCGGCTGCTTGGCATCCCTGGCCCAGTGCCGTCCCATCtgattctctttccctccctgcccttggaTGACCCCTGCACCCGGGCACCCTGCTGCTCCAG GATGTGTGGTGGGTTCCTGAGGCGGCTGGTGGTGGAGGAGAGCCGGCACGCAACCCCTGTGGGGCGCCTCCTGCTTCCCGTGCTCCTGGGATTCCGCCTGGTGCTGCTGGCCGCCAGTGGGACGGGGGTCTTCAGTGATGAGCAGAGCGAATTCGTGTGTCACACCCAGCAGCCGGGCTGCAAGGCCGCCTGCTACGACGccttccaccctctctcccctctgcgcTTCTGGGCCTTCCAGGTCATCCTGGTGGCAGTGCCCAGCATCCTCTATGTGGGGGTCACGCTGTATCACGTGATCTGGCAGTGGGAAGCAGGAAAGgtgaagagggaagaagggacacTGAGTGGCCAGGGGGAGGAGAGCCAGGGTGCCTCGGGggctgggagccccaggctgCTCTGGGCCTACGTGGCACAGCTGGGGGTGCGCCTGGCCCTTGAGGGGGCAGCCTTGGGGGGGCAGTACCATCTGTATGGGTTCAAGATGCCCAGCTCCTTCTCATGTCGTCAAGAGCCTTGCCTTGGTAGTACAACATGTAATCTGTCTCGCCCCGCTGAGAAGACCATCTTCCTAAAGACCATGTTCGGGGTCACTGGGCTCTGTCTCCTGTTTACTCTTTTGGAGCTGGTGCTCCTGGGCGTGGGGAGATGGTGGAAGACCCGGAAGGACAAAGCTCCCTCTTCTAACTACTTCCCACCTTCAGAGAGCACCAAAAGACACCGGGAACCAACTGGTAACTTCCCAGCGGTGGAAACAAAAGAACAGTTTCAAGAAGCAGGTGGGAGGGGCACCGATGTCCCTCTTGCTTCCTGCCCCTGA
- the GJC3 gene encoding gap junction gamma-3 protein isoform X2: MCGGFLRRLVVEESRHATPVGRLLLPVLLGFRLVLLAASGTGVFSDEQSEFVCHTQQPGCKAACYDAFHPLSPLRFWAFQVILVAVPSILYVGVTLYHVIWQWEAGKVKREEGTLSGQGEESQGASGAGSPRLLWAYVAQLGVRLALEGAALGGQYHLYGFKMPSSFSCRQEPCLGSTTCNLSRPAEKTIFLKTMFGVTGLCLLFTLLELVLLGVGRWWKTRKDKAPSSNYFPPSESTKRHREPTGNFPAVETKEQFQEAGGRGTDVPLASCP, from the coding sequence ATGTGTGGTGGGTTCCTGAGGCGGCTGGTGGTGGAGGAGAGCCGGCACGCAACCCCTGTGGGGCGCCTCCTGCTTCCCGTGCTCCTGGGATTCCGCCTGGTGCTGCTGGCCGCCAGTGGGACGGGGGTCTTCAGTGATGAGCAGAGCGAATTCGTGTGTCACACCCAGCAGCCGGGCTGCAAGGCCGCCTGCTACGACGccttccaccctctctcccctctgcgcTTCTGGGCCTTCCAGGTCATCCTGGTGGCAGTGCCCAGCATCCTCTATGTGGGGGTCACGCTGTATCACGTGATCTGGCAGTGGGAAGCAGGAAAGgtgaagagggaagaagggacacTGAGTGGCCAGGGGGAGGAGAGCCAGGGTGCCTCGGGggctgggagccccaggctgCTCTGGGCCTACGTGGCACAGCTGGGGGTGCGCCTGGCCCTTGAGGGGGCAGCCTTGGGGGGGCAGTACCATCTGTATGGGTTCAAGATGCCCAGCTCCTTCTCATGTCGTCAAGAGCCTTGCCTTGGTAGTACAACATGTAATCTGTCTCGCCCCGCTGAGAAGACCATCTTCCTAAAGACCATGTTCGGGGTCACTGGGCTCTGTCTCCTGTTTACTCTTTTGGAGCTGGTGCTCCTGGGCGTGGGGAGATGGTGGAAGACCCGGAAGGACAAAGCTCCCTCTTCTAACTACTTCCCACCTTCAGAGAGCACCAAAAGACACCGGGAACCAACTGGTAACTTCCCAGCGGTGGAAACAAAAGAACAGTTTCAAGAAGCAGGTGGGAGGGGCACCGATGTCCCTCTTGCTTCCTGCCCCTGA
- the AZGP1 gene encoding zinc-alpha-2-glycoprotein — protein MAPVLLSLLLLLGPAVPEETQAGPYSLRFLYTGLSRPSKGFPSFQATAYLNDQPFFHYDSEGRKAEPLGPWSQVEGMEDWEKESELQKAREDIFMVTLKDIMDHYKDGEGSHTFQGMFGCELRRNKSSGAFWRYAYDGQDFIEFNKEIPAWVALDPAALNTKQKWEAEEVYVQRAKAYLEEECPGMLRRYLKYSRTHLDRQESPSMSVTSHVAPGKTRTLKCLAYDFYPRGIRLHWTQPGNVQETESGGDVLPNGNGSYQSWVVVGVPAQDRAPHSCHVEHSSLARPLTVPWDARQEARAEGDVGAQTQ, from the exons ATGGCGCCCGTCCTGCTGTCCCTGCTGCTCCTTCTCGGTCCTGCAGTCCCCGAGGAGACCCAGGCTG GACCTTACTCTCTGAGATTCCTCTACACGGGACTGTCCAGGCCCAGCAAAGGCTTCCCAAGCTTCCAGGCCACCGCCTACCTCAATGACCAGCCCTTCTTCCACTACGACAGTGAAGGCAGGAAGGCCGAGCCCCTGGGCCCGTGGAGCCAGGTGGAAGGGATGGAGGACTGGGAGAAGGAGAGTGAACTTCAGAAGGCCAGGGAGGACATCTTCATGGTGACCCTGAAAGACATCATGGACCATTACAAGGACGGAGAAG GGTCTCACACCTTCCAGGGAATGTTTGGCTGTGAGCTCCGGAGAAACAAAAGCAGTGGAGCGTTCTGGAGGTACGCCTACGACGGTCAGGACTTCATCGAGTTCAACAAAGAAATCCCAGCCTGGGTCGCTCTGGACCCAGCAGCGCTGAACACCAAGCAGAAGTGGGAGGCAGAAGAAGTGTACGTGCAGCGGGCCAAGGCCTACCTGGAGGAGGAGTGCCCAGGGATGCTGCGGAGGTACCTGAAATACAGCAGGACCCACCTGGACCGACAAG AATCCCCCTCTATGTCAGTCACCAGCCACGTGGCCCCAGGAAAAACCAGGACACTCAAGTGCCTGGCCTATGACTTCTACCCCCGAGGAATCCGTCTACACTGGACTCAGCCCGGCAACGTGCAGGAGACCGAGTCAGGGGGAGACGTTCTTCCCAACGGAAATGGCTCTTACCAgtcctgggtggtggtgggagtcCCCGCTCAGGACAGAGCCCCCCACTCCTGCCACGTGGAACACAGCAGCCTGGCCCGGCCCCTCACCGTCCCGTGGGATGCAAGGCAGGAAGCCAGGGCTGAAGGCGACGTGGGCGCTCAGACCCAGTAG